Proteins encoded within one genomic window of Xiphophorus maculatus strain JP 163 A chromosome 11, X_maculatus-5.0-male, whole genome shotgun sequence:
- the LOC102236840 gene encoding testosterone 17-beta-dehydrogenase 3-like, with amino-acid sequence MLLGLEFSRKTLLTDVLALFGLFILVLCLLKFTWKCCCGFRQYVLSSLCQADLRAYGQWAVVTGASSGIGKAYATELARRGLDVVLIGRSAKRLQKVAEEIENKYGQQTHTIKVDFTEGGSIYSTIAKELHDLQIGILVNNVGMICNDHFAYFLETSIRGQKITEIINCNILSVPQMTRLVLPRMVLRGRGLIINISSEMGLRPHPLVALYSATKIFSIHFSQCLHAEYKSVGITVQCVTPFMVSTNMTNSMKVNLFVKSAPAFVYDALNTVGHSTFTSGCLSHALQSVAFSILVPDWLRMSTFFIQWLRKSPNIETCRKEATQEEE; translated from the exons ATGCTGCTTGGTCTGGAGTTCTCCCGTAAGACGTTGCTGACTGATGTTCTGGCGCTCTTTGGATTATTCATTTTGGTTCTCTGCCTGCTGAAATTCACCTGGAAATGTTGCTGTGGATTCAGACAGTATGTCTTGTCGTCGCTTTGTCAGGCGGACCTGCGTGCGTATGGACAGTGGGCAG TTGTAACTGGTGCCTCGTCTGGCATTGGTAAAGCTTATGCCACTGAG TTGGCACGTCGGGGTCTGGATGTTGTTTTAATAGGAAGGTCTGCCAAGAGGCTTCAAAAGGTTGCCGAAGAAATCG AAAACAAGTACGGACAACAGACTCACACCATCAAAGTGGACTTCACAGAGGGTGGCAGCATCTACTCAACCATAGCTAAGGAGCTCCATGACCTGCAGATTGGAATTCTGG TTAACAACGTTGGAATGATCTGCAATGATCATTTTGCCTATTTTCTGGAAACATCAATTCGCGGACAG aaaatCACTGAGATCATCAACTGTAACATACTCTCTGTACCCCAG ATGACCAGGCTGGTTCTTCCTCGCATGGTGCTCAG AGGCAGAGGATTAATCATCAACATCTCCTCTGAAATGGGTCTCCGTCCACATCCACTGGTGGCTCTTTATTCGGCCACCAAG ATATTTTCGATACATTTCTCCCAGTGTTTACATGCTGAGTACAAGTCAGTGGGAATCACAGTCCAG TGTGTGACCCCATTCATGGTGTCCACCAACATGACAAACAGCATGAAAGTCAACTTGTTTGTGAAGAGTGCTCCAGCGTTCGTCTATGATGCTTTGAACACTGTGGGTCACTCCACCTTCACCAGCGGCTGTCTGTCCCATGCACTGCAG AGTGTGGCTTTCTCCATTCTCGTGCCGGACTGGCTTCGGATGTCGACATTTTTCATCCAGTGGCTGAGAAAAAGTCCGAATATAGAAACTTGTCGGAAAGAAGCGACTCAGGAAGAGGAGTGA